In endosymbiont of Galathealinum brachiosum, the DNA window ATTACAGAAGCTTTATATGAAACTCCATCTTTATCAAGCCCTGTCCCAGGGCCGGTTAATTTTTCAGCGCTTTCATTCAATAATGCACAGGCAATTGCAGTAGCTGATGTTGTATTTGCAATACCCATATCACCGCCAATAAATAAATCAGCTGATTCGTTTATCGCACGTTTAACCGACTCACTCCCCACATTCAAAGCTTCTAACAATTGACTCTGTGACATTGCAGGTCGTTTACTGAAATTTTGTGTACCCGGAGCAATACGTTGATTGTATACCGACAACATCTCCTCATGATCATTAACGGTACCCGCATTAATCACTTCAAGTTTAGCATCTAGCGTTTTAGCTAAAACACTTATTGCTGCGCCACCCCTGGCAAAATTTTTCACCATTTCCAGTGTTACCACCTGAGGAAATGCAGATACATTTTCCTCAGCAACACCATGATCTGCAGCAAATACAGCTATATGCACATTATTAACTGCAGGTTTATCAGTAAACTGCATTGCAGATAACTGTATAGCAATATCTTCCATTCTACCTAATGAACCCGGTGGTTTGGTTAAGCTATTCTGACGCTGCTTTGCAAGTATTTTAAATTTATTACTAACATCTTTAACCGGGTTATCTAACCAACTTTTTTCAACCATTTACATTCTTCTTTTGTTTTACT includes these proteins:
- the cobT gene encoding nicotinate-nucleotide--dimethylbenzimidazole phosphoribosyltransferase, whose product is MVEKSWLDNPVKDVSNKFKILAKQRQNSLTKPPGSLGRMEDIAIQLSAMQFTDKPAVNNVHIAVFAADHGVAEENVSAFPQVVTLEMVKNFARGGAAISVLAKTLDAKLEVINAGTVNDHEEMLSVYNQRIAPGTQNFSKRPAMSQSQLLEALNVGSESVKRAINESADLFIGGDMGIANTTSATAIACALLNESAEKLTGPGTGLDKDGVSYKASVIQKSIELHKDNMKSPVGVLQSVGGFEIAALVGAYISCAQNSLPVLVDGFISSVAALMAIKIKPQVKQWMFFSHASAEPGHAMIMQVMDVKPLLDMNMRLGEASGAAIVVPLMRMACVLHNNMATFEQASVSNKDNM